From Cannabis sativa cultivar Pink pepper isolate KNU-18-1 chromosome 8, ASM2916894v1, whole genome shotgun sequence, a single genomic window includes:
- the LOC115698809 gene encoding UPF0481 protein At3g47200, producing the protein MASPTMEDNEVAIDIEAMSSSLENRLSGNLVMSSNFCIFKVPTILSRHTKNAYEPNAFAIGPFHHKKPHLQPTERIKQKYLLDLLSRLSHNNNNPISNTQAPFDPMWIRKLSKAINEIQNKAHGYYAGPTDMSTTEFVEMLLLDGCFIIELFRKNSYQSDLIDKDDPIFTMSCLLQFLHHDLILLENQIPWFVLNTLFDLTKSQSTDKKSLVELALEFFPSLIKKKPFRLNLSNDDHRIQQTKHILDLLRNSLIWNSKVIGKDTKHDWQHIRTATGLRDSGIKFEASNSESILDISFIPRRGVVSIPPLLIQETTETMFRNLISLEQCCPNYKPIITCYAVLLDNLIDTNADIQVLEKNKVIDNWLNVDDATKFFNRLYIDTYVKENYYYCLTSKVNDYCKQRRHKYRRILKRDYFNHPWALVSVIGAFVALVLTFLQTFYAIQDAYKEDY; encoded by the coding sequence ATGGCATCACCAACAATGGAGGACAATGAAGTTGCTATAGATATTGAAGCAATGTCAAGTAGCTTAGAAAATAGGTTGTCGGGTAATCTAGTCATGTCATCTAATTTTTGCATATTCAAAGTCCCAACCATTCTCTCAAGGCATACTAAAAATGCATACGAACCAAATGCCTTTGCCATTGGTCCTTTCCACCATAAAAAACCTCATCTTCAACCAACAGAGAGGATCAAACAAAAGTACTTGCTTGATCTTCTATCTCGTctttcacataataataataatcccaTTTCAAATACTCAAGCTCCTTTCGATCCAATGTGGATTAGGAAACTAAGCAAAGCCATTAATGAGATTCAGAACAAAGCTCATGGCTATTATGCGGGGCCAACTGATATGAGCACTACTGAGTTCGTAGAGATGTTACTCCTTGATGGTTGTTTCATCATAGAGTTGTTTCGTAAGAATTCATACCAATCTGATCTCATTGACAAAGATGACCCCATATTCACCATGTCTTGTCTACTCCAATTTCTACACCATGATCTCATTTTGCTAGAGAACCAAATACCTTGGTTTGTACTCAACACTCTGTTTGATCTCACAAAATCTCAATCCACAGATAAGAAAAGCCTTGTTGAATTGGCCTTAGAGTTCTTTCCTAGCCTTATAAAAAAGAAACCATTTCGTTTGAATCTTTCTAATGATGATCACCGGATACAACAAACAAAACACATTCTTGATCTGTTGAGAAACTCATTGATTTGGAATTCCAAGGTAATTGGAAAAGATACCAAGCATGATTGGCAGCATATACGCACAGCTACAGGTCTGAGAGACTCTGGCATCAAATTCGAGGCTAGCAATTCAGAGTCAATATTAGACATTTCATTTATCCCAAGAAGAGGTGTTGTGTCAATTCCACCACTTCTTATTCAAGAAACCACAGAAACAATGTTTCGAAACCTCATAAGTTTGGAGCAATGTTGTCCCAATTACAAGCCCATAATCACATGTTATGCTGTTCTGTTGGATAATCTCATCGACACTAATGCTGATATTCAAGTACTTGAGAAGAATAAGGTAATTGATAACTGGTTGAATGTTGATGATGCTACCAAATTCTTCAACAGACTCTACATTGATACTTATGTTAAGGAAAACTATTACTATTGTCTTACGAGTAAAGTAAATGATTACTGTAAACAACGTCGGCATAAGTATCGAAGAATACTTAAGCGTGACTATTTCAACCACCCTTGGGCACTTGTTTCGGTCATCGGTGCCTTTGTTGCACTTGTTCTTACCTTTTTACAAACCTTCTATGCTATTCAAGATGCATATAAGGAAGATTATTGA